The nucleotide sequence gctagaaaatgggttgtaattttaacGAACTGTAAATGGGTTACAGTAAATTTCATtataattcaaaaatgggttgtacattattacaaatcgcaaataggctatatgttctctgtcacgcacttgtgagcctactaagttaaCACATACGCAAGGAGTTTGTCAACTTATaatcaacacacgattctagcaggagtggtcgttggatgtccatccaacggatgtcgtgcttctttaatctcggatattcttgcttcagccgcccaaaccaccgccggaGGTATcgcctgctaccgcctcccgtggtcggttgtgctgccgcgcaggacccaccggcccaccctactcccatcgctgtccaggccattcctctactcaccaacacctcatgttattctccggcgacggcagcctcacaccgcagccgaaccagtgaaccctcgtactcccatcCGCATGAGCATCCATTAATGtttcttcgccggctccgggtcattcccttcctaggactcgccatcGTTCACCGTGTTGGTTCTCTCATTGCGccgtggtcaactttgtcaacaaacggTAGCCATCATAAGAGGCATGTGCTTGGAGTGGCTGACAGTAGGAcccacatggcccatggccgcaTGCAGCAAGTTCCCCCTTATTATGCAAAAACAAATGATTTCTCCCCGTGGCAGGTttgacccactagctacatcttcgcacgcaaagaagtgcttcctttattacgcggaaataaaaagtttcctctccctgacagctgggatccactagctttattatgattcatttcgtgagaatatagattgtaccaaagatgccaaattgttttctttttattctaactcgaaaaggaagaaattaaaaaaccagaaaacatcttcgcacacaaggaagtgacACCTTAGTacacgcaaaaaaatgattcccccctgctagttgggagctaccaaatttggaggctgacttgtgggcttactaagttgacgcgtacgcaggccTTTGTGAACTTAATCAATAAACAATCCTAGCTGTAGTggtcgttggatgttaatccaacagccgagctgtgtcttcaacctctggtcttcttgctccaaccgcccaaaccagcacttGCCGTACCGCCTGCTCTAGCCTCCCGTAGTCGGCTGTGCAGCCGTGCATGCTTCACCGCTCGACCATACTACCATtagccaggccttccctctactcacccacaccccctgttattctccagcaacggcagccttacaccgcagccgaaccagtgaaccctcgtactcccctccgcgtgggcatccacctgCCTCATCTTCCCTAGCTCAGAggtgttcccttcctaggcctcgccgtcatccatcgccTAGGTGAtgtccgcgtggcgtggtcaacatggtcaacaaacgacaaccaTCGAAAGAGTAGTGTACGTGgtgaggctgacagatggacccaccagttacatcttcgcacgcaaggaagtgcctccttattacgcgcaaagaaATGAGTCCGcccctgacagcttggacccaccatctatatcttcgcatggaaggaagtgcgtccttatcctccctgacagctaggacccacccggtcgaagcgtacgtagcgttgtctatCTGGTCACggatgtgtacgtacatactggtcgatcggtctctctgcaacgatgaaccgtggccgagcaagcaacgacacgtgtagtagtagagcccccgacgtagtagttcaggcagtcccttctaaactgtgtacacgtacatacagccacatgccaaaaaatacggccacatacatacatatggGCTGGATCTCGAACGCGTACTCgctcatacgtacggccagggatcgtgtagatggagaggcaacggacggcagcaacgacgtcctgttcatcggcagccaaccggttgggttggagcggagaaacaacatcatgttcatcgggaggcaacagactgggtcggaatgcatcgtgttcattgggagccaaccgccttggacggaacagacgaaaCGGGGTCTGGAGTACCGCAgtacggaggaaatggccttctgttcgaccggctacggtcgaaacgagatcctgttcatcggaaggcatctggcataccgcaaaatggaggaaacagacttgtgctcGAGCTCGAAACtgggtgctgttgatcgggaggggtgtggcgtaccgcaaaacagaggaagcaGACTTCTGTTgaagcgcctacggtcgaaacgaggtcctgttcatccaccgtctactgcctcgctccagactccacgggctactgttcatccaccgttgactttCTCCAGCCTCCGCCaactattgttcatccacgggctactgttcatccagcctccaccagctactattcatagagcttccacggggtcctgttcatccacccccaaccggctggggtgtggcggcctcctcggggtcctgttcatccagcgacgacggcctactaccacggggtcctgttcatccaacccccaccgggaactgttcatccatagccaaccaaccggctcgactcaccacgtctcgacttgTTCTACGTATCACGCGcacactgttcatcgagaggcaacccaacaccggctggctaTGCCTCGCAggggggctcgatcggcttcaataagcagcagcagtgatcgatcgctcgggttcagttagcagcagcagtagcgaaggaatcgctcgggttcagtcagcagcgaatgaatcactcggtttcagttaacagccaagggattgatagctcgggttcagtaacctAGCTAgcagtgcgatcgctcgggttcagttagccaacgcctcgcacacacgtgcgtacaggAGAGAACGTGCAAACCAcaatgcatcgctcggccccgaccacccatcgtaaccgggaactccccgatattttcctcgctcgcttctaccatgattttttccgtcattgaCAGCCCAAAGactgtcatgcaggtgcgtcctcggtctgcccaggacgaaaagcccatttcctgtcatgcttttttgtcatagaagtaggatcacACAACATGTATGATGATacatggttttgtcacaattatcgtcatagaagtgtcataagcatgacggaAAAAAATTATTCGagccaaaatgtcacagatgtgtctttttttgtagtgatccatattgatcactatgaatacacgaatgatattcgagtaaacctttggttatcatgtgttaTTCCCTTTGCTtctgatactttacaaaacctggGTGAGATACATTGCTATCCTCTCGACTCAttctcatgctcactataccggtctcctcATTACCGGTTttattcttctttctcgttgacatgttccaGAACCCCTGCGACCTAGTCACATGTGTCTGActagacgatgatggatgtcgtcacaccgagagAGCGCTAAGAATATCTCGccattgtcggaggagcaaattccactcttGGGCTATCTAGTCCGTTGTCAAACTTTTCGATGTACCTGTAAGttatcgttatgatcaccgtgttacagatgacgtttgagcaaccctaaAGTCCATCATACAATAATAAGTGACTATGATACTCCCATTTTCTAAGGAACTAAAGCACACGTTAACTCTCTCTGTTATAATGATTGACTTGTGACTATAGTATcccaaagtataacaaacaagtttgggtcaattcaatatgatcattcttccaaCGTCATATTCTCAAAGTTGTTTTAGGACTACCGTTatacttaacgatatcctaagatctagAAAACATGATCACATACAAcccttgagctagtcctagaggcgagACTGGGAATCAGATtttaccatttatcattccacacgtgcatatgagtttttcacTAAATCGAATAttctaggatcatagcagttatagagTAGAATATAAACTCTTATTATAAACATagaaataaataaaacaatatTATTTTCTTTAGAGTATATTCCAACAAGACCATAGCCGGAAATTTCAACGAGAACCAAGTTTACCCAGCAGCAGGTCTTTTCGATGAGACCCTCATGCCACCGGGCCGTATTTTATCAAGGCAATGGGCCTCTGGTCGCCGACGGCCGAAGCTTGGTCGGGCGTCCCCAAGTGGCTGCCGGCGCGATCGGTTTTGGAGCTAAGCCTCGTGTGTAGAGGATGGCGCACCATGGTCACCACGGAGCTTCGGTTCATCTGATCGCACGTCGTCCACACGAACTCGATCAAGAGGCATCCTCGTATCAAGTTCATCATGGATCTTTCACTTGGTTTTTTCTGCGACTTGGATTACATCGGTAATTTCCTGTATCCACCGGACATTACTCTAGACTGTTTTAGTGCTCTCAACCTTGTCACGACCTCAACTTGGGGACCTGCAATGGATTGGTTTTCCTGTGCAATCCTGCCATCCGCTACCGCCGCCGCATACAACATGACGACGAAGAATCGAAGATGACCAAGACAACCAAGCAGATGGTTCCTTCGATGTCTGTATGGCATTGGGATACGACTCCGACAACGAGGACCATGTGCTGGTGTCTCTCGCCTACGAAGAAAGAACATGGACACTCGGGACTACAAACTACGACGCGGTGTGCGATGTGTGAAGGGTGACCAATGGCGTCAGACTGAGCCTCCACTGAAGCCAATGTCTAACCTGCAACCCACCTATGCAGATGGCAAGATTTACTAGGTGGTCGAGCGAAGCTTCCGGCTAAGCTCAATCCGATAAAAGGAACTGAAGCCAGTTCAAATTGAGGACGTCGTTCAAACTTGGGTACTACGACTCCAAGACCGGGCAACTAGAGACAATCTACCGTGTTATTGCGTCCTCAATTTGAAAACCGACAAAGGTGGCTTCTTCCTTATTCACGCCTTGATGCACCTTTGTCGTATTCAATCTCGCCTGAGAGCAGTGCATCATCGATCTCAAGACATGTAGGCTTCTAGTTAATCTTGATCGCCATATAACACGTAGGCGTCCCTGCCCTCCAACTCGCAACCTTCCTCCTCCCTTAGTCAAATGATGCGTGCACTTTATATCATGCTTTAGTTAAGTATTTTGCATCATAGtcatagttttttttttgagggggcgggGGTGTTACCGCGGTTGTTTTGCCCCTTTTGTCACAAGGGAGATAAAACTGAGAGGACTTGGAGCATTTATTTAAAGAAAAGAAAATCCCATTTATTGGGTGGAAAATATGAAGATTGGATAGAATGGGTACCGTCCAAAAGAAAAGCCGACTACCTTCATCTTGCTttagtgtttgtagtcgtcgcaaGGTGGTCTACGGATTTGAATGTAATATTTATTATTTCTGGTGTCCGTTGTACTGTCATActtaaagatgaatagattgaaaatttCACGGAAAAAAACTGGGTTTAAATTGGTTTTTTTGTTAGGCATGCCCTCGTACCAGGCGCTGCTAGAGATCAAGTATGGGGTCGACTGTGTTCCAATGGACAAACAGAAGACACATACAGACCAAAATCTACACCAAGTTCTGTGAAGGATTTGCTCATTCTTGTTCTGATATATCATGTAACCAGAATCAGTCTGACGACACAGATGCAATATGATCTGCACAATTATTAATtttatcccaacaaacacatcgcgtTAACTTTATAACAGCACCCAAAAGAACAGAATTGCACTTTTGACAATCTTGAGAATAATAAATCGGAGGTGCTGAGCATAGAAAATTGCCACATTCATCGAGCTCTTGGTACAAAGAGTTCAAGGATTATATGAAGCCTTTCCCTTACCTATTAGCATAACTGAAAGTGTTGCCTCGATGGTTACTAGTACTACCATTATGTCATTATTACTGTAGACCCCACCCAACATTATGTCATTAGCACAACCATAATGCCCACCCAACATTTTCCTACCTGAGATCCCAATTTCAGCTTTATTTATGATATGTGATTATGTACTTCTCCTATCCTCATGCTGTGACTAATACGGAATGCCATGTCTGTCTATCTTCAGGTGGAGCTACTGCTTCAGCGACCATCATTCACGGCACATCTCTGTAAGTACAAAACTGGTGAACTCCTGGATGCCTATTCTTCCGGTTATTTCCTTATGGTTGCCCTGGCTGAGGTGTGGCTAGGGGCAACAGATTCTTGTATAATGACTTTCtctcttctataaagctatggtaccCATTTTgcatactctctctctctcaaaaaagaTGAGATTATAATTTTGAAGGAACCTCTGAAACCGACATGGACACATTCCCCTTACCCAAGATATAATATCGTTATGCTAAAAACAAGATATAATATCGTCGGGTAAAGTACCGCCTACCTACAAAACTGTGCTTATGCACCATGCTGAATGCATACACCATTCACAGTTAATCAGATCCAAGACAAAGAACTAAATTTAACCTAGATCAGCATTTGgcctctactccctccgttcctaaatatatgatgATGTTTTGGTAGTTTAAATGGAGTAGAACAGTAAAATGGGATAAACATGTCAAAGGTTCTCATCATCAAGAACATCTACCACTTGTCAATGTACAAGCTGACCTTCCTGTCAAATGTACAAGGCTACTGGTGAGCAATTTTATGCCGCATCTACAATCGATAGCACCAGATAAAATTGTCCAAATAACAAGCAAACATTGTACATTTATAGTCATCAACACTTGGGGTAAGTCAATGAATAGGTCAAACTGATGAATATGACCAAACAAGTAAACGGCTAGCATGTGTTGGCAGTAAGCACTtgtaaacataatgcttatatgagtTATAACAGCACCAGACCAGTAAGACCTCCAAAGTTTCAACCATCGCAGTTGCGAGAAACAAGCATGCCCTTAAGAACGATGTTTAACAATTTAACCAAATAAACAGATTACCAGCGATCCCCAAGAGTCACATCAACAAATAGCAACAGAGCAAACATCATGAATTTCAGAATACTTATAACATTTCAGGACATTCATCCATAAGTTCATTACTAGAAATGAAGCACATTTCACAGCATAAGTGCGCATCAAGAGCGTATTCACATGGAGGGCACAACACTACTACGGCCCAACTACACATCACAGAGGCATTTTACGGATTATTACGCAACACACAAACAGCAGCACACAGGCATATCATGGAACTTGCCCCTCCTGGGAAAGGGAAACCCTAGACTTAGTTCTTACCACCGTCGTAGGCCTCGACGCCGGGGATGATGACATAGCCGACCTTCTTGGGGCTCTCGGAGTCGGACGCCTCGTCGCCGTAGAGCTCGTCGTAGTGGGAGGACGCGCCGGGGCCGGCGATTACGGACCAAATGAGGTACATGGAGGCAGCAGTGAGCGCGCCGCAGCCGATACCGAAGAGGATCCCGACGAGGACCACCAGGATGTCCTTGACGCGCTCCTGGATGCTCACGGCAACGCCGGTCGCAGAGTGGGGAAGCTctgggagctcggggcggcggatCTGGATGTTGGCGGGGATGGAgtgtaggtggtggtggtggtggttgaggtgGGGATGCGCGTGTCCTTGGGTGCGGAGGAAATGGGGGCCGAAGCGGCGGATGCGGAAGACGGTGACGACCGTCGTGGTGAGGGGGGAGCGGTGGTCGGGGTCGTTGCTGGGGTTAGCGTTGGCTGAGTGGGAGGAGATGAAGAGGGTGTTGCAGGGACGCGCCGCGGCGACTggggaggctacggtgagggatgCGGCGGCGATGACGAGGACGAGCAGGACGAGGCGGTCGGCCATGGCGGCTACGGCGGTGGAGCAGCGTGAGGAAGTGGGGCTCCGGATTTCCTTTTTTTTTGAGGCAAGGGGCTCCGGATTTCCTGTGAGCGGAGGGTGCTCTTGTCAAAAACCGGAGAGGCCGCGAGGGCCCAAGAAGAAAAAtggtatatactactccctccgtgccCCTCCGTTAAGGGCGTCTCTAACAGATCTCTAAATTAACGGACTAAAACTGACATCTCTAACAGATCCTTAAATTAACGGACTAAAACTCTTAGTGAAGTATTATATACTTCATTAATTGTTTATCTTTTTCAAATGATTACTTAAATTTAGCGAAGTATACTTCAATTTAATCAAAGCAATTTAGATCAAAAGTAGCATgtattcaaacataaacatagacagATTGCTGGACGTCAGACAAATTGGCGAGGAGGGGATTACCGCATGAGAGTGCCTGCCTGTTGTGCGATCAGCACGACGAAACCATGAATCACATCATGATTGGTTGTGTCTTTGCTCAGGAGATCTGGACACGGATGTGCATGGCTATGGGAAAGCCAGAAAGAGCCCCCCCTACCGCAGGAGACACTATCGAAGTGGTGCATCAGGCAGGAGGAGAGTAGAGAGCATCGGAAGGCGGCAAGGGCCATGTGCCTCCTTGTTTTGTGGGAAATCTGGAAACACCGCAATGCCGTGGTGTTCGACGGGGCTATGCCTTCCACACCACATGTTCTACATCAGATTGTTGACGAGGATCGAATATGGATTTAGGCAGGCCTCCTACGCGGGGTAGACAAGGGTTCTTCACAAGGGTGGCAACGTGGGCGAATAGTGAGTAGTCGTCATAGGATGTTTATGATGGTGGAGCTGGGCGTTTGGCCGCATGTGAATACATTGTAATAGAAACTGTGGAGGGAGTCTTCCCTATCCTCTTTATCGAGaaaaaacataaacatagatagttttgcacaACCAAACATAAAACacaaatttaaactaaactaagcttaactaaactactttcggtcgaatgTGAAGTCTGAGTTAATCCTTTCTCGTCAGATGTGGTGTGCCGCGATTTGGGTCCGGGCCAGTGCCGTCGTCTACGTCGTCGAGGAAGAAACTCCTTCACTCGTCGACGTTGATCTCCTCGTCATTGCCGTCGTCTTCGCTGTCTTCGACCTAGTCGAAGGAGAAGATAACGATAACCTCACCGCCGATGTCGGCAAAGATcatccgctccgcctccacgagatCCGGATGCTGCCGGCATAGCTtttgcatgtaggcctcgttggcggcctcggcctcgaggcgttcccttgcctcgcggtcctcccgtgcCATAGCTAAGCTCAACTCCCCCGGCTCCGGTGGGACGAGATGGACCGGAGGCGTGCCAAAGGGGAAGTTGAGCCGGGCCaccgcgtgatgacccacaagtataggggatctatcatagtcctttcaataagtaagagtgtcgaacccaacaaggagcagaaagaaatgacaagcaattttcagcaaggtattctctgcaagcactgaaattatcggtaacagatagttttgtgataagataatttgtaacgggtaacaaataacaaaagtaaacaaggtgcagcaaggtggcccagtcctttttgtagcaaaggacaagcctggacaaactcttatataaagcaaagtgctcccgaaaacacatgggaattatcgtcaacctagttttcatcatgctcatatgattcgcgttcgttactttgataatttgatatgtgggtggaccggtgcttgggtactgcccttccttggacaagcatcccacttatgattaacccctctcgcaagcatccgcaactacgaaagaagaattaaggtaaacctaaccatagcatgaaacatatggatccaaatcagccccatacgaagcaaggcataaactagggtttaaacttctgtcactctagcaacccatcatctacttattacttcccaatgccttcccctaggcccaaatcatggtgaagtgtcatgtagtcgacgttcacataacaccactagaggagatacaacatacatgccatcaaaatatcaaacgaatatcaaattcacatgactacttataattagacttctcccatgtcctcaggaacaaacgtaactactcacaattcatattcatgttcaaaatcagaggggtattaatatgcataaaggatctgaacatatgatcttccaccgaataaaccaactagcatcaactacaaggagtaatcaacactactagcaacccatcggtaccaatatgaggttttgagacaaagattggatacaagagatttactagggtttgagaggagatgctgctggtgaagatgttgatggagattgaccccctctcaatgagagatcgatggtgatgacgatggcagtgatttccccctcccggagggatgtttccctggcagaacagctctgccggagccctagattggttccgccaaggttcggcctcgagacagcggcgcttcatcccgaaagcttccttatgattttttccagggcaaaagacaccatatagcagaagatgggcatcggcgGGCTGCCAGgtggtccacgaggtagggggcgcctccagggggtagggcgcgccctccaccctcgtggacggtgggtggccccccttggtgctttcttcgcccaatatttttaatatattccaaagctgactttcgtggagtttcaggacttttggagttgtgcagaataggtctctaatatttgctccttttccagcccagaattccagctgccggcattctctctcttcatgcaaaccttgtaaaataagagagaaaaggcataagtattgtgacataatgtgtagtaaaagcccataatgcaacaaaatattgatataaaagcatgatgcaaaatggacatatcaactcccccaagcttagacctcgcttgtgctcaagcgaaagccaaaatcgaaaaatatgtccacatgtttagagatagaggtgtcgataaaataaaatacggacatgagggcatcatgatcattcttagaacatcaacatatatatatatatatatatatattgtcatatgatttcttatgctaaagtaacaatctattcacaatgtaaagtatgaatcagaaacttcattgaaaactagcaaactataatctcagtcattgaagcaattgcaatttatcataacattggaaagagtcaatataagagcttttcagcaagtccacatactcaactatcatttagtctttcacaattgctaacactcacgcaatacttatgggtatgaagtttcaatcggtcacagagaaagataggggcttatagttttgcctcccaacctttttacctcaagggtaacatcaacaatgatactttatgaaaacctacatccaattgggtatatatatcaggatctttccaacacatggtgcttgccaaacgataaagtgtaaaaaggaaaggtgaagatcaccatgactcttgtataaggtagaagacaaaactaaaagataggcccttcacaaagggaagcagaggttgtcatgcgcttttatggttgggtgcaaaaaaatcttaatgcaaaagaatgtcattttatattgccacttgtgatagggacctttattatgtagttcatcacttttgtttcttccatatcacaagctcgtataaagcttattttctccacactaatagatcatacatatttagagagcaattttttttgctcgcaacaatgacaacttacttgaaggatcttactcaatccataggtaggtatggtggactctcctggcaaaactgggtttagggatgtttgaaagcacaagtagtatctctacttggtgcaaagaatttggctagcatgagggggaaaggcaagctaaacatgttggatgatccatgacgaTATAATTTATTTCGgttataagaaaacataacccattatgttgtcttccttgtccagcatcaactttttagcatgtcatattttaatgagtgctcacaatcataaaagatgtccaagatagtatatttatatgtgaaaacctctctttctttattacttcctattaattgcaacgatgaccaaaactatgtttgtcaactcccaacaacttttattcatcatactctttatatgtgaagtcaccactctccataagatcaatatgatctttttatttctttttattgttCCTTTTATTCCCTCAAAATCATAGCAAGATAgccaagccctcaactcaaaactaatctttattatatatagctcacagactcgattacatagacagggatcaacacaaaactcaaagctagatgatactgaactttattctactagatcaagatataatcaaaaggatcgaactaagaaaaacggtaaagatagaagtgtgatggtgatacaatactggggcacctcccccaagcttggcagttgccaaggggagtgcccatacccatgtatttatgtctctttcttcggaggtggtgatgatggagttgttgatgatgtaggcttgtcgtccatcttccaaggcataggctcacaatcatagaaggatgatcgagtctccgggatcctcaaatctgcagccaaactcatcctcttgaatctatattcatactcacaatttttgttttgcaggtcatagatctgggcttggaggtgcttgattttctcgtgaagcttgaagatggtcttcccaatgttcttggcatccagcttgtggttgttggtgaactccgcgatcatcatgtggttggcgttgagtccgcgttccaccatcccttagCACTTGAAAACTTggtgctccattgcttcgagtcttgtctccacgcttccggtcctccttggtccctcaacatcgtggatgtgcagcaccccctcagcatctcaatggtttgagggtgttgcagcacctccgcgaggtaggggttgatgatctTCTCAAAAAACTtctccttgggggcgcttgaagacgtcatgatgatctagatctgtaaaaaaaacagctcgaaacaaaagcagaggattttgtcatggtacggtggtcaaaaccttcgagagattatataatgaatttttaccgaccaaaagaagtatcgtgcaagaaaatggagt is from Triticum aestivum cultivar Chinese Spring chromosome 1B, IWGSC CS RefSeq v2.1, whole genome shotgun sequence and encodes:
- the LOC123121851 gene encoding uncharacterized protein gives rise to the protein MADRLVLLVLVIAAASLTVASPVAAARPCNTLFISSHSANANPSNDPDHRSPLTTTVVTVFRIRRFGPHFLRTQGHAHPHLNHHHHHLHSIPANIQIRRPELPELPHSATGVAVSIQERVKDILVVLVGILFGIGCGALTAASMYLIWSVIAGPGASSHYDELYGDEASDSESPKKVGYVIIPGVEAYDGGKN